The DNA segment CTTTGCGCCTAGCATGGTTCTTCGGGGGCTTCTTCCTCGGGCTTCCGATCTCCTAGGGGAAATAGGGTACGGGAGATGCTCGGGCTGGGACGGTAGCGATTCTTGGCCGCTAGCTCCCTTTCAAGGTTTTGCACTCGTGATCCTTGCATTGTCACTACCCGTCCCCCCGAAGGGGGTCTATCCGAGGAGCGGGAAGGAGGGTCGTTCCTACGAGAGGGGGTCCTCGTACGCTCGCGAGAGGAAGCCATGGAGGCTATTCTGCTCATCAGGCGGGTTCCCTGCTCCTCATGCACTTCCTCCTCTTCCTGTTCATCGACCGGGCCCATCAGGAAATCCATTCAAGCCAGAGTTTCCACAGATGGTGCCAATGTTCCGTAACTCGTGTATTGAACGGGTTGGATCTGGAGGTGATGAAGGTGGGGGGTGACTGGGAGATGGATGCCGGAGAGTTCCGGTGAGCGACTCCTCAGGCCTGATGAGTTGAGGATGCGGTGGGACCACCTGCAAGGACTCCAATGCTCAAGTCAGTGTATGTACAAGAGGCGGCTATTAGGGTTAGATCACTCTACTTTTATACTTTGTACTTGGGGTAGGCCCTTGATGGCAGACTCGCCTCTCTGGAAGCTTCTGCCAGCTGTCCAAGTTCATGCAAAAGGGGAGGTGACGCTCGGATCACCTCTTGACTCGGATTCGGTAGGCCGTCGGGTCGGTCGAACATACGAACCCGGGTCTCTGGCCTGTTGGACTGGGCCGGAACATGATTCATACACATTACAGGAAAAATGTTACTTATGGCATCAGTTAGTAAACATTGCAACTATATCCAAACCTTATAAATTCTTTCCTATCCTAATTAGCTGAAGTATGTAGGAGACACCCTAACTTGCTATAGTTTAATGGTTGGTTAGATCTAacaacattttctttttatcttgaTGCTCTAAGAAAAACATCTCTATCTGTGTAACAATATTTTATTGGACGTGTATATTAATGAGTGAGGACTGGGAAATATGACAAATACTTGATCTACTATTCTATAGTATCACCATTTTACTATATGGAAAaacacttaaaatttttcataaattaattttcatatggAAAGGAAATTGGTATAATGCACTATATTAGTTATCGGTGAAATTTACGTATTTGTGATGACAACatctttttgtaatttgtgaAAAGTATAAACGACTAATGAAAGTTTTTTGCAATATGTGAAAAGTCTTTTAGATCGATGGTTGCTTTTCGCAACCTGCAAATTGTGTGAGATATCAGCATGTATTTTCTTTTCGGAAGTTAAAAGAAAGAGGTAGACCTATTTATCTATATACAGGTAATTCACTTACTtggtttattttaataaaaaataccaatTTTGAATTcagattaaaatttttacacCGTAATTTTCCATctcttataaaaaatattaaaacaataTCTAAAAGAGCGATAATGTTAGGGggacaaaaaaaaaacggttAGAACTTGTCTAATTTATCATGCATTAATTGTCACaacaattaatgaatattaaataagacaagTAATACATATGTAGctgttcattttctttttattgtagaTGTCTGTCTTGATCAAACTCTTCCAAAGAGGAGAATCAATGTTTTCATGTATAATCGTCATTCCAACCATGTATGCTAACATCTATTCTGCATTTCTATTGTTTATTTCAGGTTCCAAAGGTGTCGTGTGTCAATGCCGTTGACAAAGTATTATTGGATGCTCCCTGCAGTGGAACTGGGGTAAGAAGCTGGGGATTTATTTAAATGATTTCTTCGTGTGCTTGTCTTTTTTCCTTTAGAAACTAGAAATGGAATTGGAATTTTTCTGCCGACAGTTATATCCAAGGATGAATCAGTTAAAACCTCCAAAAGCTTGGAAGACATACAGAAATGTGCGCATCTGCAGAAGGTAAATTTTCTTCTCTACCCCTTTCCCCTTATTTGTCTTCCTCTTTTTCAGAGGGAAAGGGATGGAAAGAaggttttgatgaataaaatggAGGTTTAACTACTCTGTTCCTTGtagtttcaccaaattttcaattagatccctataatttttttcttttcaattgaatctcttaactatttattttttttcaattcgaTCCCTCTTAACAGTAAACGTTAAGAAAACATTAAGAAAGAATAAATTTACTATTATACCTATTGTTTACGCTTTAAAAATCTCTCATACTCAGTAGAGATCTAATTAAGGATCTAAGCAATTCTGTTATTTCCAAAATATGAAGCttattttctagaattttcaaTGTATTGTGATAAGTATGAATGGATGGATGTCCATTTAATATATTGTGATTTTCTTCACAATATTAGGTGGCCAACTTTCTCAAGATTGAAGGAATCAATTTTTAAGATAGATGCAAATAAATGTACTATGAAAAGTAAGGCTTAATATGTGTATAAATAGAGGTTAAACCTCACTACGTAGCACATAGTTACACAACAATAAGAATATTAACATTACTACTAGAGCTAACTAATTATATTTCTATACATTATATTTgttatctcttttttatttatttatttagttattttacaacagtttatcagcacgagactctgataaaatttttaggaagactcaggtaacaaattttcattatgtcaaaactctctcatcttgaattcaatgctcttgatatatctggaaacaattatttatcatggatactagatgttgaaatccatcttgattcaatagatcttggagataccattaaggctgaaaataatgcatcccagaaggataaagctaaagccatgatttttcttcgttgtcatcttgacgaaggattgaaaaatgaatatctcacattaaaagatcctgcaaaTATTTGGAAAGACTTTGAAGAAAGgtacaattataaaaaaacggtgatacttcctcaagcccgatatgaatggacACACTTGCGTCTAcaggattttaaatccataaatgaatataattctgcaatgtttcgaatcaactcacgaatgaaattatatGGAGAAAAGATAACTGACcatgatatgttggagaaaactttctcaaccttccatgcctcgaatgtgctcctgcagcagcagtatcgaaaaaaaaggtttaaaaaatattttgagttaatttcttgccttcttgttgctgaacacaacaatgagttgctattgaaaaatcatgaagcgcgcccaaCTGGCGCTGtcccatttcctgaagtaaatgcggcaaattaccccagaagaggtaaatggcaagattctaataacaagaaaaattatggaaggaaaaagaattatattcaaaagagaggatctcactagaagtgggataaagaaagaaatatcggGTAGAATAAATCAATagaggataagtgtttccgttgtggtggaaagagcCATTcgtcacgtacctgtcgtactCCAAGGtacctagtcgatctttaccagACATCTTTGAAAAAGAATGACAAGGGAAAAGAGtcgaattttgtttcaaatgatgttgaaaattccaccattcattatgatgtatctgatttctttgaggattcTAAAGGAAATATTgttcatttgatcaatgatggaatagtttaatgtgtgagattgttaagtattcatgtaaataaataatgtaaaaaacttgttgttaagttttattttctatgtatttaagtttcaaatatgatggatataaataatgaaatattaatgtttatgaattttgaaatcattaaatatgttatgttttaaaataaaatttttgtatatgacattatttttatgtgcagtatttcttagaaaaataatttcgatcaagtattcaatttaactgtgcatactactcatattattattatttgtctttgaagaaaatggcaaggatatgtaatgaagatgtatgccttgcggatagtgcgaGTTCACACACTATtctaaaaaatgatatatattttacccattttatgccaaaagaagaatgtgttaatattattattggctCAAGCAATGTGAttgaaggctccggaagagcaataattttgtttcccggaggtacaaaattcataataaataatgcactgttgtctaccaagtctcgaagaaacttgttgagctttaaagatattcgtcgaaatggatatcatattgagactatgaatgagagaagtcatgagtacttatgtatcacaactcatgattcaaataaaaaggttatattagaaaaattgccctcactttcatctgggttatattataccaagattagtgcaattgaatcacatgctactgtaaaccagaagtttactagcccaaatgaattcataacttggcacgaccgattgggtcatccgggaacaaccatgatgagaaaaattattaaaaactcccatggacattcactaaagaactagaagattcttaaaactagtgaattttgttgtgctgcatgttctcagggaagttaattttaagaccatcaccagtaaaggttggatttgagtcccctgaattcctagaaaggattcaaggtgatatatgtggacctattcatccaccatgtggatcttttagatattttatggtcttgatagacgcatcttcgagatggtcacatgtgtgcttattgtcctctcgcaacctggcgtttgcgagattattggctcaaattattcgattaaaagcacaatttccagaaaattcaatcaaagcaattcgtcttgataatgctggtgaatttacttcccaagcttttgatgcttattgtatggctaatggaataagtgttgaacatccagtagcttatgttcacacacaaaatgggttagcagaatcgcTTATTAAATGCCTCCAATTAATTTCTAGACCAttgcttatgagaacaaatctcccaacctcggtttgggaGCATgttattttacatgccgcagcacttattcgtttgaggccaacgagttaccatcagttctctcctatgcaattagcatttggccagcagccaaatgtttcccatttaagaatatttgggtgtgcgatatatgttcccattgcaccacctaatcgcaccaaaatgggatcccaaaaaaaattgaggatatatgttggatatgattctccctctatagtgagatATCTTGAGATATAAGGGGGAGTACTGTGACTTTCTTCACAATATTGGGCGGCCAACTTtctcaaaattgaaggaatcaATCTTCAAGATAGATGCAAATAAATGTACTTTGAAAAGCAAGGCTTAGTATGTGTATAAATAGAGGTTAAACCTCACTACGTAACACATAGTTACACTACAATAAGAATATTAACATTACTACTAGAgctatctaattatatttttatacattatatttgttacctcttctttatttatttatttagttagatGAATTATTCATTGTTTTATCGGAGTGTGACTGAGATAGCAATTGTTGAGAGATTGTTTGTAAC comes from the Arachis duranensis cultivar V14167 chromosome 7, aradu.V14167.gnm2.J7QH, whole genome shotgun sequence genome and includes:
- the LOC127740601 gene encoding uncharacterized protein LOC127740601 isoform X1, giving the protein MYKRRLLGLDHSTFILCTWGRPLMADSPLWKLLPAVQVHAKGEVTLGSPLDSDSVGRRVGRTYEPGSLACWTGPEHDSYTLQEKCYLWHQFQRCRVSMPLTKYYWMLPAVELGYIQG
- the LOC127740601 gene encoding uncharacterized protein LOC127740601 isoform X2, which produces MLLMASVPKVSCVNAVDKVLLDAPCSGTGLYPRMNQLKPPKAWKTYRNVRICRRWPTFSRLKESIFKIDANKCTMKSKA